One genomic window of Catenulispora sp. EB89 includes the following:
- a CDS encoding AAA family ATPase: MRAVVDGAGTSRLDRLTIARKEGWKALVEAPPKVQPEQLSRSELAGLAPEAKAIRDRDLRFWHANLGPIKTPQLEELHHEMADIFESEDPKAGDLVKGAMAVEGFPGLGKTTAVLAFAKEMHRRTIAEEGTLTEEGHERWPVARVGLTGNTGMKDFNKALLDFYGHPGTNGTTSEMGKRALDCVLMCDTRLLIIDDLHFLQWRKTGGMEVSNHFKYIANEFPIVLLFIGVGLRARGLFSEGESEADTVIAQTGRRSTPLVLKPFTIADEAGRRAWRNMLLALEQRLVLVDKHPGMLADDLSDYLFARSTGHIGSLMTLINRGCQRALRTGLERLDADLLDKVKIDAAAEAGRAELELALQSGRLRSKPRQGRAIAVG; the protein is encoded by the coding sequence GTGAGAGCCGTTGTAGACGGTGCCGGGACATCCCGACTCGATCGCCTCACCATCGCCCGCAAAGAGGGTTGGAAGGCGCTGGTCGAGGCGCCGCCGAAGGTGCAGCCGGAACAGCTGTCGCGCAGCGAGTTGGCTGGCCTAGCTCCCGAAGCGAAAGCAATCAGGGATCGAGACCTTCGCTTCTGGCATGCCAACCTCGGCCCGATCAAGACACCCCAGCTTGAGGAACTGCATCACGAAATGGCGGACATCTTCGAGTCCGAGGACCCCAAGGCGGGCGACTTGGTGAAGGGCGCCATGGCGGTCGAAGGGTTCCCCGGCCTGGGCAAGACCACGGCTGTGCTGGCGTTCGCGAAGGAAATGCATCGTCGCACGATCGCGGAGGAGGGGACGCTTACTGAGGAGGGCCACGAGCGGTGGCCGGTGGCCCGGGTTGGTCTGACCGGCAACACCGGTATGAAGGACTTCAACAAGGCGCTGCTGGACTTCTACGGGCACCCCGGAACGAACGGCACCACCTCCGAGATGGGGAAACGGGCGCTGGACTGCGTCTTAATGTGTGACACGCGGCTGCTCATCATCGATGACCTGCACTTCCTGCAATGGCGCAAGACCGGCGGCATGGAGGTGTCCAACCACTTCAAGTACATCGCCAACGAGTTCCCGATCGTCCTGCTGTTCATCGGCGTGGGACTGAGAGCCAGAGGGCTATTCAGTGAGGGCGAGTCCGAGGCAGACACCGTGATCGCCCAGACAGGGCGTCGGTCGACACCGTTGGTGCTCAAACCGTTCACCATCGCAGACGAGGCCGGACGTCGGGCCTGGCGCAACATGCTGCTGGCGCTGGAGCAACGGCTTGTCCTGGTCGACAAGCATCCCGGAATGCTGGCCGATGACTTGTCGGACTACTTGTTTGCCCGCTCCACCGGCCATATCGGCTCCCTCATGACCCTGATCAACCGAGGATGTCAGCGGGCGCTGCGTACTGGACTTGAACGCCTTGATGCCGACCTGCTCGACAAGGTGAAGATTGACGCCGCTGCCGAGGCTGGCCGCGCTGAGTTGGAGCTCGCCCTGCAATCCGGACGGCTGCGCAGCAAGCCCCGGCAAGGCCGCGCGATCGCGGTTGGCTGA
- a CDS encoding helix-turn-helix domain-containing protein, giving the protein MVDRAPGERGSFDAPSFFAALDAEREARGRNWKQVAEQAGVSQSTLTRLAQGKRPDVDSLAALVDWAGLKADDYVIRVHQNEPANPLAMISTYLKSDRNLTPEAAAALEKVVKATYEALRQN; this is encoded by the coding sequence ATGGTAGACCGCGCACCGGGCGAGCGGGGATCGTTCGACGCGCCCTCCTTCTTCGCCGCCCTCGACGCCGAGCGCGAGGCACGGGGGAGGAACTGGAAACAGGTCGCCGAGCAGGCTGGCGTCAGCCAGTCGACCCTGACGCGCCTGGCCCAGGGCAAACGCCCGGACGTCGACAGCCTTGCCGCGCTCGTCGACTGGGCGGGGCTCAAAGCCGACGACTACGTCATACGGGTTCACCAGAATGAGCCGGCCAACCCGCTGGCGATGATCTCCACGTACCTCAAGAGCGACCGCAACCTCACCCCAGAGGCTGCGGCCGCCTTGGAGAAGGTCGTCAAGGCCACCTACGAGGCGCTGCGGCAGAACTAG
- a CDS encoding ImmA/IrrE family metallo-endopeptidase translates to MALQRGFKAQAERSAADVRAELGLTLDDRLHPLDLAQHLGIPVLSLSMLPDVTPGIDGIADAVAYLHRAEQGALSAVTVFCGTARAIVNNDAHSPARQASNLSHELAHGLLLHPPTPALDLRGCRLWNQDIEDEADWLGATLLIPGPAARAAARRRLSHEQIADKFGCSIEMARWRMNMTGALRMLTPRTRA, encoded by the coding sequence ATGGCCCTCCAACGTGGCTTTAAGGCGCAGGCTGAGCGAAGCGCGGCAGACGTACGAGCCGAACTCGGACTCACGCTCGACGACCGACTCCACCCCCTGGACCTCGCCCAGCACCTGGGTATCCCAGTCCTGAGCCTGTCCATGCTGCCCGACGTCACGCCGGGAATCGACGGCATCGCCGACGCCGTGGCCTACCTCCATCGCGCCGAACAGGGCGCGCTGTCCGCCGTGACCGTCTTCTGCGGCACGGCTCGCGCGATCGTCAACAATGACGCGCACTCGCCCGCCCGACAGGCGAGCAACCTCTCGCACGAGCTGGCCCACGGACTATTACTCCACCCGCCCACCCCTGCCCTCGACCTCCGCGGCTGTCGCCTGTGGAACCAGGACATCGAGGACGAAGCTGACTGGCTGGGCGCCACCTTGCTCATCCCCGGACCCGCAGCACGCGCCGCAGCACGCCGACGGCTGAGCCACGAGCAAATCGCCGACAAGTTCGGCTGCAGCATCGAGATGGCCCGCTGGCGCATGAACATGACCGGCGCTCTGCGCATGCTTACTCCGCGAACCCGCGCGTAG
- a CDS encoding TnsA-like heteromeric transposase endonuclease subunit, with protein MADKGTPSSAQVSLRKADGKTVADRPWNEVPAESFRGAEPWRTFRWHKDQKHYSGTFWSSTVQGHVIYESRLELTRLLYADFDPSVSHILAQPMLMTAEVDGIRRRHIPDFLLLADDGPLVVDVKPAHRLVRPKVAFTLTGRERPSRSAAGASRCGPSHQRRNWRTSGSWPATAVTGCSLPTSLAS; from the coding sequence ATGGCTGACAAGGGCACCCCCTCGTCGGCCCAAGTGAGTCTCCGGAAGGCCGACGGGAAGACTGTTGCGGATCGTCCATGGAACGAGGTGCCGGCCGAGTCGTTCCGCGGCGCCGAGCCATGGCGGACGTTCCGCTGGCACAAGGACCAGAAGCACTACTCCGGGACGTTCTGGTCGTCCACTGTCCAGGGCCACGTCATCTACGAGTCGCGGCTGGAGCTGACGCGGCTGCTCTATGCCGACTTCGATCCCTCGGTGTCACACATCCTGGCGCAACCGATGCTGATGACCGCCGAGGTCGATGGAATCAGGCGCCGGCACATCCCCGACTTCCTTCTGCTTGCCGATGATGGTCCGTTGGTGGTCGACGTCAAGCCCGCACACCGTCTCGTCCGGCCGAAGGTGGCTTTCACGCTGACTGGGCGCGAGCGACCGTCGAGGAGCGCGGCTGGCGCTTCCAGGTGTGGTCCGAGCCACCAGCGGCGGAACTGGAGAACATCAGGTTCCTGGCCGGCTACCGCCGTGACTGGCTGTTCGCTCCCGACATCGTTGGCGAGCTGA
- a CDS encoding TniQ family protein → MTPLPRLAALSWSSPCNPDGCAASPGKAARSRLAEQVRTLPLRLEPVAGESFGSWLQAYGRLLNVRVSTVVKALGLREVIRGEFPDFSIALSPTETERLEETCGVSADQAHSMTLRLYDGQLLVMNHAARGVRPRRLWGRCRGSRYCPQCLDEADGRWPLRWRLTWSFACTTHGVLLEDRCPGCLRTPYVRTGAKHRAGTSCSLCRLDLRDAAAPEAASVTLLMAQRRINSLLDSVECGDGHSVGQLAGFTFVDLASVAKWLVRTSVPADFESFGLHVVNAFQAERDRPHEVGAERLGSMPPDNGPLVGAITTRVLDLISPDGGESAEEQIRVLLRRRDGSRQRMPPAGLSGHWAELSPPVQRRFLRALDPDLAHIDRIRFRSTLPTAALPQPGLAEARTRWLPQLLWPDWSIRLMPAAGCDSERFRAAAIVFLLTSGNPERNILNVAEVLHPHLQWQLTRYLSTEVTSGGDTILRAIGNISEYLDQHDGRIDYHRRRAVVGTDLLSEDQWRSLCFDTGIHPGDTAKTREQGSGRHLQARRYLHQLLTGADLNDPGNALSWRGSPDRAQYLAFVDWLAPPLRRTLADHAIRILRELGIDEPLTWSPPTDCCPALRRPGREPDDIDRQQVLKLVVTDKTPVGAVAERMATTADHIRLVLELDTDGPWTPAPRGPHVAWRRRQQARELLTTDFFEREHVGLRKRLRQLEQETGFPRGLISEIAAEIGVELLPPWKTAFTIDPHWLRDQYVDQRRSHEDIAAELGTSAETVRRSLIRHKIPRRPPGIASHTQMIAVVPGSVPDDIRRAVEGGLAGWQRLQRFQAVMRYATIDAAAEDLGLFQSALVTQLRRLERDAGAQLFHRAARGKAMRPTARGRALLSALDLPEVQALTPPLDRPALEAIRLHRAAVMGAQPSAGSSG, encoded by the coding sequence TTGACGCCGCTGCCGAGGCTGGCCGCGCTGAGTTGGAGCTCGCCCTGCAATCCGGACGGCTGCGCAGCAAGCCCCGGCAAGGCCGCGCGATCGCGGTTGGCTGAGCAGGTGCGGACGCTGCCGCTCCGGCTCGAACCTGTTGCCGGTGAGTCGTTCGGAAGCTGGCTCCAGGCATACGGACGGTTGCTGAACGTTCGGGTCAGCACCGTGGTGAAGGCCCTTGGGCTACGAGAAGTGATCAGAGGCGAGTTCCCGGACTTCAGCATCGCCTTGAGCCCGACGGAGACCGAACGGCTGGAGGAGACGTGCGGAGTCAGCGCCGATCAGGCGCACTCGATGACCCTGCGGCTCTACGACGGACAACTGCTGGTGATGAACCATGCCGCCCGCGGAGTCCGGCCTCGCAGACTGTGGGGACGATGCCGAGGATCACGCTATTGCCCGCAGTGCCTGGACGAAGCCGACGGACGCTGGCCGTTGCGCTGGCGGCTGACGTGGTCGTTCGCCTGCACCACGCATGGGGTCCTGCTGGAGGACCGATGCCCGGGCTGCTTACGAACCCCCTACGTTCGCACCGGCGCCAAGCATCGAGCAGGTACGTCCTGCTCGCTCTGCCGCCTTGATCTGCGCGACGCCGCGGCTCCCGAGGCCGCCAGCGTGACGTTGCTGATGGCACAAAGGCGCATCAATTCCCTTCTGGACAGCGTCGAGTGCGGAGACGGGCACAGCGTCGGACAACTGGCGGGCTTCACGTTCGTCGACCTGGCGTCGGTGGCGAAATGGCTGGTGAGAACATCGGTTCCCGCCGACTTCGAGTCGTTCGGGCTGCACGTAGTCAACGCCTTCCAGGCCGAGCGGGACCGACCGCATGAAGTCGGTGCCGAACGGCTTGGAAGTATGCCGCCTGACAACGGGCCGCTGGTCGGTGCCATCACCACGCGTGTCCTCGACCTGATCTCGCCCGACGGCGGCGAATCGGCTGAAGAACAGATCCGTGTCCTGCTGCGCCGTCGCGACGGCAGTCGTCAGCGCATGCCCCCAGCTGGGCTCAGCGGCCATTGGGCCGAGCTCTCCCCACCGGTCCAGCGCAGGTTCCTGCGCGCCCTCGACCCCGACCTCGCCCACATCGATCGCATCCGCTTCCGCAGCACGCTGCCGACGGCCGCGCTCCCGCAACCGGGGCTCGCCGAAGCCCGGACCCGATGGCTTCCGCAACTGCTCTGGCCAGACTGGTCGATACGCCTGATGCCTGCCGCCGGCTGCGACTCCGAACGGTTCCGCGCCGCGGCCATCGTGTTCCTACTGACAAGCGGCAACCCTGAGCGGAACATCCTCAACGTCGCTGAAGTTCTGCACCCCCACTTGCAATGGCAACTCACCCGCTACCTGAGTACGGAGGTCACCAGCGGCGGCGACACGATACTCCGCGCCATCGGGAATATCTCCGAATATCTCGACCAGCACGACGGCCGAATTGACTATCACCGCCGACGCGCCGTCGTCGGCACTGACCTGCTCAGTGAGGACCAGTGGCGCAGTTTGTGCTTCGACACCGGTATCCACCCCGGTGACACCGCCAAGACTCGAGAGCAGGGGAGCGGACGCCACTTGCAGGCTCGCCGCTACCTGCATCAGCTGCTGACCGGCGCCGATCTGAACGACCCCGGCAATGCCCTGAGCTGGCGGGGATCGCCCGACCGAGCCCAGTACTTGGCCTTTGTTGATTGGCTGGCGCCGCCGCTGCGCCGCACCTTGGCAGACCACGCCATCAGGATTCTGCGCGAGCTGGGAATCGACGAGCCGTTGACGTGGTCGCCGCCGACGGATTGCTGTCCGGCGCTGCGTAGGCCCGGCCGCGAACCTGATGACATCGACCGCCAACAGGTATTGAAGCTCGTCGTGACTGACAAGACGCCTGTCGGCGCGGTCGCCGAGCGCATGGCCACTACTGCCGACCACATCCGGCTGGTCTTGGAGCTGGATACCGACGGCCCCTGGACCCCAGCTCCACGTGGGCCTCATGTCGCCTGGCGTCGTCGGCAACAGGCCCGCGAGCTGTTGACCACCGACTTTTTCGAACGAGAACACGTCGGGCTCCGAAAGCGGCTCCGCCAGCTTGAGCAGGAGACGGGTTTCCCCCGCGGCCTGATCTCTGAGATCGCTGCCGAGATCGGCGTTGAACTTCTGCCGCCGTGGAAGACCGCCTTCACGATCGATCCACACTGGCTGCGCGACCAGTACGTCGACCAACGACGCAGCCACGAGGACATTGCGGCCGAACTGGGCACGTCCGCAGAGACGGTCCGTCGTAGCTTGATTCGTCACAAGATCCCACGACGTCCGCCCGGCATCGCAAGCCATACCCAGATGATCGCGGTCGTGCCCGGCAGCGTACCTGACGACATCCGCCGTGCTGTCGAGGGCGGTCTCGCTGGCTGGCAGCGTCTCCAGCGCTTTCAAGCCGTTATGCGTTACGCGACGATCGACGCTGCGGCCGAGGACCTCGGCCTATTCCAGAGCGCTCTCGTGACACAGCTCCGGCGCCTGGAAAGAGACGCCGGAGCTCAGCTGTTTCACCGAGCCGCGCGCGGCAAGGCGATGCGGCCCACCGCGCGCGGACGAGCCCTGCTCTCGGCTCTTGACCTACCAGAGGTTCAAGCACTCACCCCTCCGCTCGACCGGCCAGCACTTGAAGCGATCCGACTGCATCGCGCAGCGGTGATGGGCGCGCAACCGTCGGCGGGTTCGTCGGGATGA
- a CDS encoding helix-turn-helix domain-containing protein: MSPAATRLGVGSRFVVDGDAVEVVEMAATAAGNEVVVKDGFGRLARFTAKELLFGDRARIVADSPGPSSDEDQDLAGVVLAQLTSAERAQVLERAEHVREVLTGYRAGDPELAGPGEPRMAFDPAASLMTRYAAKAEELGVSARTIKRWVAGFRRDGEAGLASPRRSEPLGRIAPEWAEMALEVMVEHTGLSRPTRKMVIERTAARLAARFGEGAVANPSRSAAYRVLEQLERRHPTFRLSTRRNLDVADRPQQAYGKLRPTRPGEYVLMDTTRLDVFALDPVTLRWVQVELTVAMDWYTRCITGIRLTPVSTKAVDAAAVLYQAYRPRPVLPDWPARAVWPEHGVPRAVLVDPEAVDGHLTGRSSPELVPETIVVDHGRVYLSEHLTSVCARMGISIQPVRLRTGRDKGPVERFFKTLREDLLQGLPGYKGPDLFSRGVDPEGEAFYFLDELDARVREWVAAVYHLRPHAGLIDPGVPGLALSPAQMFAHGVARAGYIEVPRDPDLGLEFLETRWRTIQPYGVEIDRRRYRGEGLPRDGAKSPYRGGRWPIQVDPDDITRVYFRDLERQWHVLVWEHAPSLIMPLSEEALAFARKLAAAKYAFPDDRLAAADLFERWRLGLGETTAERRMALRLSREQTAFDLPDPSAPRTPPSVRMALEASQQPGSPHDEEVKEGDDDSTDFEDDDFYAEALEDV; encoded by the coding sequence ATGAGTCCGGCGGCGACACGGCTGGGCGTCGGTTCTCGCTTCGTCGTGGACGGGGACGCGGTCGAGGTCGTCGAGATGGCGGCGACCGCAGCGGGTAACGAGGTCGTTGTCAAGGACGGGTTCGGTCGGCTCGCCCGCTTCACGGCCAAGGAGTTGTTGTTCGGGGATCGGGCGAGGATTGTTGCGGACAGTCCGGGGCCGTCCTCGGACGAGGACCAGGACCTGGCCGGGGTAGTGCTGGCGCAACTGACCTCTGCGGAGCGGGCACAGGTGCTGGAGCGGGCCGAACACGTTCGTGAGGTCCTTACTGGCTATCGAGCTGGGGATCCTGAGCTGGCTGGCCCCGGTGAACCGCGCATGGCCTTCGACCCTGCCGCCTCACTCATGACCCGTTACGCCGCGAAAGCTGAGGAACTCGGGGTCAGCGCCCGCACCATCAAGCGATGGGTCGCTGGATTCCGCAGGGATGGCGAGGCCGGGCTGGCCAGTCCGCGCCGCAGCGAGCCGCTGGGGCGCATCGCCCCTGAGTGGGCTGAGATGGCGCTGGAGGTGATGGTTGAGCACACCGGTCTGTCGCGTCCCACCCGCAAGATGGTGATCGAGCGGACCGCAGCGCGGCTGGCGGCTCGGTTCGGTGAGGGTGCGGTTGCGAATCCGAGTCGATCAGCGGCCTACCGGGTGTTGGAGCAGTTGGAGCGTCGGCATCCGACCTTCCGGCTGAGTACACGGCGAAACCTGGACGTCGCTGATCGGCCTCAGCAGGCCTACGGCAAACTGCGACCGACCAGGCCGGGGGAGTACGTGCTGATGGACACCACGCGCCTGGACGTGTTCGCACTGGATCCGGTTACGCTGCGGTGGGTGCAGGTCGAGCTGACGGTCGCGATGGACTGGTACACGCGCTGCATCACCGGCATCCGGCTGACCCCGGTGTCGACGAAGGCCGTGGATGCTGCGGCGGTGCTCTACCAGGCTTACCGGCCGCGCCCGGTGCTTCCGGACTGGCCGGCGCGGGCAGTCTGGCCCGAGCACGGCGTCCCTAGGGCGGTGTTGGTGGATCCTGAGGCTGTCGACGGGCACCTCACCGGGAGGTCGAGCCCGGAACTTGTTCCAGAGACGATCGTCGTTGACCACGGACGGGTCTATCTGTCGGAACACCTGACCAGCGTGTGCGCCCGGATGGGCATTTCGATCCAGCCGGTCAGGCTTCGCACTGGCCGCGACAAAGGGCCGGTGGAGAGGTTCTTCAAGACTCTGCGGGAAGACCTGTTGCAGGGGCTGCCGGGTTACAAGGGGCCTGATCTGTTCTCGCGGGGTGTGGATCCCGAAGGTGAGGCGTTCTACTTCCTGGACGAGTTGGACGCCCGGGTCCGAGAATGGGTCGCGGCGGTCTACCACCTGCGGCCTCATGCGGGTCTGATCGATCCCGGAGTCCCCGGTCTGGCGCTGTCTCCAGCGCAGATGTTCGCACATGGTGTCGCCCGCGCTGGTTACATCGAGGTCCCACGCGATCCTGACCTCGGTCTGGAGTTTCTGGAGACCCGGTGGCGCACCATCCAACCCTATGGTGTGGAGATCGATAGACGCCGGTATAGAGGCGAAGGCCTGCCGCGTGACGGCGCCAAGAGCCCCTATCGCGGCGGCCGATGGCCGATCCAAGTCGACCCCGACGACATCACCCGCGTCTACTTCCGCGACCTAGAGCGGCAATGGCACGTGCTGGTCTGGGAACACGCGCCGAGTCTGATCATGCCGCTGAGCGAGGAAGCACTGGCCTTCGCTCGGAAACTGGCAGCGGCAAAGTACGCGTTCCCCGACGACCGGCTGGCAGCCGCCGACCTATTCGAGCGCTGGCGCCTGGGGCTGGGCGAAACCACGGCCGAACGCCGCATGGCGCTGCGCTTGTCACGTGAGCAGACGGCATTCGATCTGCCGGACCCCAGTGCCCCGAGAACACCTCCCTCGGTGCGTATGGCTCTGGAGGCGTCCCAGCAGCCGGGCAGCCCGCATGACGAGGAGGTCAAGGAGGGCGACGACGACTCGACGGACTTTGAGGATGACGACTTCTACGCCGAAGCCTTGGAGGACGTGTGA